The region TACATTCTTGTCCCAAAACACAAAATTGAGGATTACACAAAAAAAGGTGTTGAACCAGTCAATAGATTTGATTTTATCTCTATTTTCACCGCGATTTTGCACAGTAAAGTTGTTGTGTGTGGAGGAGGAGGTATATTTCAGGACCAGACGAGTCTGAGAAGTTTTTTATACTATGCTTCTATTGTGATAGTTTCCACACTTTTTAGAAAACCTGTCGTATTGCTTGCTAACAGCTTGGGACCCGTAAAAAGAAAATTTTCCAGAAAGATTTTGAGATACATACTATCACGAAAGAACGTATACTTTATCGCGCGGGATCCTGTAAGTGCCCGGTATGGAAAATTGATGAGCCAAAATATTTTTGAAGGAACAGATCTCGCCATAAAAAGCCTTTCGAAACTACCCTTAGAGGTAAAAAAATCTTCTCAGGTGAGTTTTTGTCTCAAAGAAGAAATCAATCTATCGAATATTCTGAGCTTTCTCAAAAATATTGGTCTAAAAAGATTTTTACTGGTTCCCATGAGCCCTCAGGATGAAAAGGTCTGCGTTAAATTAATGGAGAAATATCCAGAACTCGAGTTTTCAAAAAAACCGTTAGAAGCCATAACCTGTTCTTCTCTTGTTATATCTCAGAGGATGCATGGCTCTCTTATAGCAGCTTACTATGGTATTCCATTCGTTAGTGTAGATAATTCCAAGGCGAGCAGATTCATGAAAAAATATCTTCCTGATTATCCGGGATATACCAGCAAAGCTGATACTAATATTATCACCGCAATTTCAAAAGTAATAAATATGCCTGTGTCAGTGGATAAAAAAATGCTCGAAGACGCTAAAGAGATGGAAGAAAAATTGATCAAATTGATTAGAAATCTTCAGAGATGATAAAATAAATCCCTTGTTTTATGGATTAATCAGGCGCCCCATGAACAAAATCAAATCGTAAGTGCTGTCGTATATAAAAAAAATAAACGGTCTATCCGCCCTAAATTCCACCGGTTTTTTTGGAGCCATCTTGATATTAACTATAGTAGCAGTTGCCGCAGCCGCCTGTGTTCCCTCTTCATATACCTCTATAAACGATTGATGAATCACATCTTTGATTTTCAGCATTTTTGTACCGTCCATTTTCGAAAAATCGGCTTCATCTGTAAAAGCATCAACAATACCCATGCTCATAAGTGTTCGTTTCAGATTGAATCTGCACTCTGTTTTGAATTTCGGAATATGAACATTCACTTCCGTCGGTTTTAAATTACTCCTCCATTTTTTAAAGAGATCTAATGAAATATTTTTCTCTATCTGGCTCAAATCTTTATCTTCTTTTGGAAGCACGATTATCATCGAGATCTTATTTTTCGCATAAGGTAACTCAAGAACCTGAACTAATGAATCTTCTGTATAGTTAGCTGTGATATTTTTAAACATCATATCTACTTCTTTTTCTTCGTTCTTAGAGATATGAAATAATTCCTTTCTGGTTGAAGAAGGATCAAACGGATTCAGCCATAATCCTTTAAAATATATAGCGTTTGTCAAAACAAGCCTTGTTAGTGAATCTATATCGTCCGGCTTTATCAAATCTCTAATCTTGTTATTCGTTTTTGCCTCTATCCATTCATTTATCTTTTCTCTTGCTTCATCTTTGTGGTTCGCAAAGTCGACATAGTTGATCCATGACTGGTAATACTTTTGTATCTGTTCGACAAACTCTTTTAGAAAAGGATATCCTTCCTGAAGCCACATAGAATTCGCAACAGATAGTTGATAATTTTCATTTGATTGATTTAAAGATGTAGTTAACTGTGAGAAATTGCTGAGCAACGTCTCGTCATCGAGATCGAAGTGAAGAACATTTTTCATCTGCTGTGCTGTATCAGAATCTGCACCAATATAAGTCATTGCAAGAGCTGAACTGATACTGAATGGAGAAAAAAATATGTTTCCCGGCTTTTCTGACAGAACTTTGTACAAATCAACTCCAAAAAGATTGCTTGAATCCTGGACTATGCCGAAACCTATAAAGATTAAACTGGTTAGAAAAGCCGTTAAGAAAACTTTTTTCATCTCTATCCCTCCCTTGATTCTACAAATAAGACTTAGTTCTTTCAAAAAAGTTTCAATCATTTTTTAGAGATATGCACGTAAAGATCAGATCTATACCAATATTATGAAGACAGATCCGTCTGGATAAGCTTGTCCAACAATAATATTACTGATTTTGGAAATTTCGCCTTCTATAAAGACTTAATGTTATTTCTCAAAATAGCCTCTTACAAAGCTCTTTCTGGAACTTACTCGAGATTAACTTCGTCATGGACAATTTTTTAAACTGTATCTGCAGCAGACTAATAATCTAATCAAATTCATGAATTTCATTGAGTTCTGCTATGTAGATTATCACACCTGTGGGTAAAATATTATAATCGTGATACATTTCACAAAAAAATGTTTTACAGCGCCCTTCTTTCAAAAAAACAAGGTATTATCTATTACGGGAAAAAAATCACGATATAAGAAGGTGACACAGTGGATTTTTTATTCAGTAATGAGCAATTACTTGCAAAACAGCTTTTCGAAGAATTTACAGAAAAAGAGGTTAAACCTCTTGCTGCAAAAATAGATGAAGAGGAAATTTTTCCACTTGAAACTATCAAAAAAATGGCAAAACTTGGCATGCTTGGTATCCCATTCCCAAAAGAATCTGGTGGATCAGGAGGAGATTACATAACATATATTTTACTTGTAGAAGAACTTGCCAAGGCCTGCGCTTCTACCTCGATAATAGTTTCTGCCCATACGTCTCTCTGTTGCTGGCCCATATTCACTTATGGGAATCAAAAGCAAAAGGAAAAATATCTCAGGCCATTGTTGCAGGGTACGAAAATAGGTGCTTTTGCCCTTACTGAGCCAAATGCAGGTACAGATGCTGCAAGCCAGCAAACAACAGCAAGACTTCAGGATAACCACTATGTGCTGAATGGCAGTAAAGTGTTTATAACAAACGCTGCTCACGCCGATGTATTTATAGTTTTTGCAATGACAGATCGTTCGAAAGCTACCAAAGGAATAAGCGCTTTCATTGTTGAAAGAGGTTTTGATGGTTTCAGAATAGGGAAAATAGAACATAAAATGGGAATCAGAGGATCTTCTACAGCCGAACTTGTTTTCGATAACTGTAAAGTTCCCAGGGACAATTTGCTTGGTGAAGAAGGTATGGGATTCAAAATAGCTATGTCAACTCTGGATGGTGGAAGAATAGGAGTTGCTGCGCAGGCTCTGGGAATAGCCGAAGGAGCTTTTAATGAATGTGTTAAATATATGAAAGATCGTAAACAGTTTGGGAAAACACTTTCCAGTTTTCAGGGATTGCAATGGTATATAGCAGAAATGGCTACACAAATAGAAGCAGCAAGAAATCTCGTCTACAAAGCTGCATGGAAAAAGCAAAACAATCTTCCTCACACCGTTGATGCTGCAATGGCAAAGCTGTTTGCATCAGAGATTTCCATGAAAGTAACCACGACAGTTGTCCAAATTTTTGGAGGGTATGGCTACACAAAAGATTATCCCGTAGAAAGAATGATGAGAGATGCAAAAATCACACAAATATATGAAGGTACATCAGAAGTCCAGAAAATGATCATAGCATCACATGTTTTGAAATGAGGTGAAATAATGAAAATTCTGGTTTTCATAAAACAGGTACCGAACACACATGAAGTAAGAGTTGACCCTAAAACAGGAACATTGATACGTGAAGGTGTGCCCTCAATCATAAATCCGGAAGACAAAAACGCTTTAGAATTGGCATTACAATTGAAAGAACAAATAAAGGCTCACACAATAGTTGCAACAATGGGGCCTTCTCAAGCAGAATGGTCACTTCGAGAATCACTCGCTATGGGTATAGACGAAGCATATTTGATAAGTGATACAGCCTTCGCTGGCTCCGATACACTGGCAACAAGCCTTGTGCTTGCCGCTTTTGCAAAAAAAATTGGTTTTGATTTAATTCTGACCGGCAGGCAGGCAATAGACGGAGATACAGCTCAGGTTGGGCCAGAAATTGCGGAACATCTACAAATTCCACATGTTACATATGTTGAAAAAGCTGAATTTTCAGGAGATTTTGTGAAAGTTCAAAGAGCATTGGAAGATGGTTATGAAATAGTGAAAACCAAACTACCGTGTCTTTTAGCTTGCAGTAAAGACTTAAATATTCCAAGATATATGAATATGAACGATTTGTTCGGTTGTTTTAAAAAAACTATTCAAACCCTGAAACTTTCAGATCTTTTCTTAAAGAGAGAAGACGTCGGTTTAACGGGTTCTCCAACGAAAGTGAGAAAAACTTTTACAAAAGGACCCAGAAAAGAGGGAAGGAAGATCGAACTCAACCCGTACGAATCAGCCGAACAGATTTTCATAGAATTGCAGAACAGGCAACTCGTATAACGGAGGAGATATCATATGGGCGTATGGGTTATATCAGAATACAGAGAAACTTTGCAAAGAGTCAGTATGGAGCTTATAGGAAAAGCAAGGGAACTTTCAGATGAATTGAATGAAGAGCTTACGGCAGTGGTTCTCGGATGGAAAATTTCCGATTGCGCAGATTTTTTAATTCAACACGGAGCAGATCACGTCATTTTTATAGAGCACGAGCTACTTCAACATTATACCGCAGGTGGATATACAAAAGTTTTGAGCAAACTCATCAACGAGAGAAAACCATCGATAGTTTTAATAGGTGCAACTCATATTGGTAGAGATCTTGCCCCAAGGCTCGCCGCAAGATTAAAGACAGGCCTGACAGCAGACTGCACCCATCTTGAAATCGACCCAAATACGAAAAATCTTCTCATGACCCGTCCTGCTTTTTCCGGAAACCTGATGGCTACTATTGAATGCCCCGTGCACAGGCCACAGATGGCGACTGTGCGTCCCGGCGTCTTCCCGATGCCTTGCGCAAATTCTTCAAGAAAAGGAACTGTGGAGTCCATTGAACCAGATTTGAACGATGAAGATTTGCTTGTCATTGTTGAGAAAGTCATGAAAATTGAGAAATCATCGATTGACATCTCTGAAGCAAAAATAGTTGTTTCTGGCGGTAGAGGCGTTGGCGGTAAAAAAGGATTTGATATACTCCACGAACTTGCCGAAGCACTCGGTGGCACAGTAGCCGGATCAAGGGGTGCTGTTGAAGCAGGATGGATTGAGAAAGAAAAACAGGTGGGGCAGACAGGAAAGATTATTAAACCAGAGCTGTACATAGCATGCGGTATATCAGGTGCTATTCAGCATATAGCTGGAATGCATGAAAGCGAATATATTATTGCTATAAACAAAGATCCTGAAGCACCAATTATGTCTATAGCCGATCTTGCTGTTGTTGGAGATTTGCACAAAATAGTACCTCAACTTACCAAACTTATCCGAGAACATAAACTTTCCTGTAAAGCTTTAATTGCATGAGCAACCTCTACCACATAAACACACCTTCTCGCGACAGTCGGGGCTCTGTGAGCCCCGATTTTTTAAAGTAAACGTGCTCGTCTTTTTTTTCTGAAATCAATACCAACAATCAACCGATCTGTATTGAAAATCCTTGTGATTAAAATAACTAAGAAAGCAGCGAGAATACCATTATAAACACATCCATAGAAAACAAAAGAGCGGTTTTCAAACAAAAGGTTTCTTATAGACAGCATTGGATGAGTAAAAGGTATAGCAAAAACAGCTATCTTCAACGGAAGTGACAGAGTCGAAAAGTCTTTAAACATAGTTATGAGTCCACTGAAAACAGCAAGCGCCGTCAGTGGAAAAGTCATCGTCTGAGCACTTTTGAAATCCTTCGAGAGAATACCTAAAAACATTGCCAAGCTAATTCCACAAAGCAAAGCCGTGAAAAGTGACAACCCAACCAGTACGTAATCAACCATAGAAAGTGTCAAGTCAAGGTTGCCTGTGGAACTTGCCGTTAAAGGTTTCATATAAAAACTAAAACCAACCATATAAATAGATGCCATAACTAAACCTGCTATAGCAGCAGCCAGTATTTTTGAAAAAACTATATAGCTTCTTTTCACTGGCATGGTCAAAAGAGTTTCTAATGTCTTGTTTTCTTTTTCCAAACCCATTGAAGATATCACAGTGCTTCCAGCCATGATTATCAACATCATTATCACAACAGAAGTCATTGTTGATTGAGAACTGGTTAAATTTAGCAACTGGGAAGGCGACGCACCATCAAAGACTCTCCCCTGAAAAATTGTTGCATCTACTTTTTCAACAGGATCAAGTACGAGCTGTGGATTTTTAACATTATACTGGTTCATAAGGATAATCGTTATTTGCTTCTCAACGTTACTGGCAAAATTCTCAAGAACACTCGAAGAAATCGTGTCCATAATACCGAGTCCCTTGAGCAACCAAAAAATCTTTATTCTCGCTTTCTCACCTGACTTGATGCTATCTGTAAAATTCTCCTCAACAAGAAGAAGAGCTGAACCGCTCTGGTTTCTCAAAACGTCGAGTCCGCTTTGCAAATCTTTTCCTGTGTAAACAACTTCTGCAAAGCTTTCTATGCTGCTTTGAACAACTCTTCCATATTCTCCTCTGTCCATGTTCACTATTGCCACAACAGGTTTTTTCGCCACTTCTTTTTCTATATTTCCTATACTTCCACCTATAGAAGCGTACACGAAAGCAAGAACAATTACCACTATAAGATTTCCTATGGTGAGAACCTCTCGAAGTTCTTTTTTCAACAAGTTTGCGAACATCTTATCACCTCTGTGAAAACTTCTTCTATATTAACAGCGTTAAATTCTTGCTTGAGTTGTACTGGAGAGCCTATTCTGGCTATCTGTCCTTCATTTATAAGAGCAATTCGATCACAGAGAAATTCCACTTCAAGCATGTTATGAGAAGATAAAAGTACCGTTCCACCATTTTTCGTATAATCCTTTATTACTTTTCTAACTTCATGAGCATTCAGGACATCCAAACCAGAGGTTGGTTCATCCAGAATCGCAAGTTTCGGATTTACCATAAGTGCTCTGGCAATCAACAATCTTCTGATCATACCTTTACTGTATGTGCTTACTTTCGAAGTGATTCTGTCTTTCAATTTTGCTATCTGAACACCTTTTTCAACCATATCTTTGAGCTCAGCCTCATCTCTGGCAAAAAATCTGGCAATGAATCTCAGATACTCCAGGCCAGTTAACTCTTTATAAGCACCAGCATCTTCAGGAAGATAACTTATAAATTTTCTAACATCATCAGGAGATGAGGTTACATCATATCCAAAAACCTTCACGCTACCAGAGTCCGGTTTCAACAAAGTTGAGATTATTCTCAAAGTCGTGGTTTTACCAGCACCGTTCGGGCCTATTAAACCAAAAATCTCTCCTCCGTCTATCTCAAATTTCACGCCTTTCAAAGCTTGAAAAGTTCCGTAGCTCTTTTTCAGATCAATTACTTCAACCACTTTCACAAAACCACCTCCATTCAAGTGTGTTGATCCTAATCTCTTTTCTTAGATACTTTTTGCCTGTACATACTTATATCTGCGCTTTTCAGGATCTCTTCAAAAGTTGCCTGAGACTCTACCGATCCTTCGGCCAGGCCATAACTGATGGAAATTTTAAGCCCGGAGACGTCATCTATTTTCGTATCTGAAAGAGCCGATTCAATACGCCTCATAACATTCTCGGCTTCATTTAAATCCGCATCATCAAATATAATTGCAAATTCATCTCCTCCTATCCTCAGAGCAACATCTTTTTTTCTGATAACAGCTCTGAGTTTTTCCGCAATTATTTTGAGAACTGTATCCCCAACACTATGACCGTAATTATCATTTATATCTTTCAACCCGTCAACATCTATAAAACAAATCACAAACCTCTTTTGAGAATCTTCAAGATTTGCTCTATACCTAAGTAAAAATCTGTAATTATAAAGACCTGTTAAGGAATCTATAAGAGCTTCTGATTTATATTTTTCAAGATCTTGCTCCAAAAGCTCGTTAGCGAGTTTTTGGGAAATCATCTGGCTAACGACACTCTTTTGCATTTCCTGGAAAGATCGTTCCAGCTCATAAACTTCTTTTATTCGCGACTCAGGTTTGCCAGGTGCTTCTTTGGCGAGCGGATTGTTCCTGAATTTTTCGATTCTATCCAGTAATTTTGCTATTGGCAACAGAATTCTTCTAAATTGCCTCAGGTTTATGAAAACACTTATCAGAACGGCTGAAACTATCGCACAACTGAAGATAAAAATTAGTTGAGTCTTAAACAGAGCAAGTTCTTTAAAATTGAGCAAAATTAGAGCTCTAACAGTAAAGTGAACACTATAGCTGCTCCAATCTATTTTTCCTTCTTCTGTTAATGGAATCCAATTTTTGTACAGCTTGAACATGGAATCTCCTATAGATTCAACAAAATAATCTCTTTCAGACTGAACCTTAGAAAAATTTTCCATTTCATGTTCATCAAGTTTTACAGAATGACCAAATGGAAGAAAAGAAACACTGTAAAGCCTGATTTCTTCAATATATTTGCTGCTCTCAATAATATTGTTTAGATTCTTCCACATTTTTTCTACTAAAACAGGTTTTATACTGAATCCTATTTCTAAAATCCAGTCATTCGACAATTTTTTGTATACAAAAATTCGTGGTCTGTTTGTTCTAACCTCAAAACTGAGATTTTCCAGAAGAACCTGACCTTTTTCCATAGAACTCAGCTGACTCTGCCAATATCTGGGAACAGCCTTTGAAAGATCAAGAAAAAGATCTGTAGCATAATTGGTTCTCTGAATTATTCCATCTGGATCGATCAAGTACCAGTTTGCTTTTTCAAGGTACAGGGATCGTTCGATGTCAGTCTGGCTGTTTATAAAATCTGTCAGATATTCATCCGAAACATTGAAATCTTCTTCAAGCTCTTTTCCAACAGATTCAAGTAATTGTGCTGCAAACAATTTATAAGAAACATCAAAAGTCTGAACTGTTCTCTGCCATTCATCTATATAAGCGGAAACATAATTAACTGTACTTTCAAAAACCGGCTCAAAGACATATTTATTATAAAATTTTTCCAGAAGCAAATTAATGGCAAAAAAAGTTCCAATAATAACTGTACAGGCAAAAATTACCTGATTTTTCAGCAACAATGAAAAAAACGAAGATTTCTCATTTTCATGTTTTTTCATGTTCAAACCTCCAGCCAGCAACCAATTGTTTTAAAATCAGGAAGAATGCATGGCAAATTAATTATACCCGTCTTCCGAATTCTATCATAAGCTATTATCAGATTAGACAACGGGGTGAAAGGTAATGAATGTCTTGCTGAAAGTTTTCTTGACGTTTCTAAAAATCTCATCTTTAACCCTCGGCGGTGGATATGCAATGATTCCAGTGATGCAATGGGAAGCAAAAAAGATGGGGTGGAGCAATGAGGATGAATTCTACGAAGACCTATCGATTGCTCAAACTATACCAGGTCCTATAGCTTTTAACACAGCTATCATGGTAGGAAAAAGAGTGGCTGGCATCCCTGGGGCTCTACTCGCTGGTATTGCTGTAGTCTTACCACCATTCTTCGCCATCGTTGCTGTGGCAAGTGTAATTAAGCCACTATCGAATAATATCTATGTTCGAGGATTTCTCAAGGGCTGCTATGCGGCGGTAATTGGCCTCGTGTTTAATGTTTTTTACGGATTGATAAAAAAACAGAAGTGGACTATTTTCAAAGTAGTAATTGTAGCTGCTGGTGTGATTTTATTGATATTGAACAATGATCTTCTCATACCTGTTTTCGCAGGGGTGTTATTTTTTCTTTATTTCAAGGGAGTTGAGTAAATGATTTTGAAATTAATATTGACTTTCTTGAAGATTGGTTTCTTTGCCTTCGGTGGTGGATGGGCTGTTGTTGGTATTCTCAAATACGAAATGATCGAAAAAGGTATTCTCTCTGCTGAGGAATTTTCTCAAGCCATATCAATTGCACAGATGACACCAGGACCAGTTGCTATCAATCTTGCAACCTATACCGGTTACAGATATTATGGATTCACAGGAGCTCTTCTGAACACCATAGCTTTTTTACTGGCACCTATTGTGATAATCGCTGTAATATTCTATTTATCAGGCAGAATAAAAATAAACAAAAATAAATGGTCTTCTTCTCTTATGGGAGTTACGACTGTAATGGTTCTGGTAACTGTTTACTCTTTAATCTCACCAAACATAAAAGATTTATGGACATTACTTATAGCCTCATTTACTTTTTTTTGCATTAATAAACTCAAAATACACCCTCTTATTTTGATTTTTGCGTGCGGATTGATTGGCTCATTTGTTTATGGAGTGTTATAATTAAACAAATCTGTCCACAGGGGGGATTTCCATGAAAAAAGCCATTTTGATTTTATTAGTTCTGCTGTCCATAACATTATTAGGCTACGAAGCAGAAATGAATTTTTTGAACTACAGGTCGATTATTTACAGAATCGTGAGCGGAGAAGAAATGATACTTACTGGTTTTGAGACAAAGAGAATTAATGGCAAATATGAAGTTACTCAGTGGACAAAATTTGCAGTAGATGAAGGTCAAGATGTCACCTTCGAGCAAGTAGCTGCATCGTATCTTGCAATAGCCTTCGGATATATATACAATCCTGCCTTTCAGCCTTTTTTCCAGATGATAGATCTGGACAATCCAACTACACTGAATATGTACAACATAAAAATCGTTTACGAAGGTGATGAAAAAGTTGCTGGCTATGTGGGTAGGAAATTTTCGTATTATGTGGATGACGAACTGCAGATGACATGGGTTGTAAGTAAGCAAATCGAACTTGTACTTAAAGTAATTATACCCACAGAAAATTACACAGTAGAACTCGTCAGTTTTGAAAAATGGTGACACAGCTCATAAGCTACAAATAGTTTACTTGATTATATCTGCTATAAACTTGTGCACTACAGCAGAAGCAACTCCATGTTCCCAGTCTGCTTTTCCAAGTGTGAAAGTAGCATTGTTGATAAATTCTTTATTAAAATTTTGTATCACGTAATCTTCAATTATATCAATCATTTTTCTGTTAACCATGCCTTCACCCAGAAAAACAACACGGGCAGGTTTTAGAACCATCATAAGATTTCCAACAACAGTGGCAAGTTTTCTGAGTGGATCATTGTAAAAAGCTTTTACCGACATGAAATCTCGTGAGGCAATTGTTCTGATTTGCTCTATTTGAGATCTGTATTTTTCTTCTTCGTTTCTCGCAAAATCTTCAAAATTTATTTTCTCACCACAAAATCTTTTCAGAACAGCGTACTCTGAGGCATGGTACTCAAGACACCCGGTCTGACCACAGTAGCATTTCCCCTCTGAAGAAATAATTGTATGGCCAATTTCAAAATGTCTTGTTTGGCCTTTCGCCCATGCACTTGCACCTATACCCGTTCCATAAGTTACAACGAGAAAATCTTCTTTTACCGCTTTAGAAACCGAGTAACATAAAGCATCAACATCGTTCATAAGAATAAATCTCTTTATACCAAGTTTCTTCATCAAAAGTTCCTTGATATCCAGATTCCGCACGTTCATTAAATGAGACACAACTATCCTGCTATCCTCGACTATACCCGATGAACATACGCCTATTCCAAGTAATTGATTACATCTAAGTTTCTCAACCACTTCTTTTATAGCTTCTGTGTAACCATCGTTATTTCTTATTTCCGAAAGAATTTTAATACTGTGATTTCTGATGGGGATCATCCGTGCATCAAAAAGTGTCCCTCTAACTTCTTCTCTTCCAACTTTTATACCAGCCGTAAACCAGCTACCTGGATTGATTTTCAATACTCTTGCTGGTCTTCCTCTACCTTGAAGCAATTCCTCACTTTCGAGAAAACCTTCTTCTTCGAGCTCTCGAATTATATAACTGAGCGTACTCAAAGCAAGATTTGTGATTTTTGCAACGCTGGCACGTGAAATTCCATCATGTTCAAAAATAGATAGAAGAACATCTTTCTTGTTTTTCTTTCTCACAGCAGGTGCTGGCACTCAATTCACCTCAAGACTTCATTGAAAAGTTTTATATAATTAGCCAGATTAACAGTTATTATGAATTTCTCTATAACAGTTTTTCTCCCGTTTTCTC is a window of Pseudothermotoga elfii DSM 9442 = NBRC 107921 DNA encoding:
- a CDS encoding chromate transporter yields the protein MILKLILTFLKIGFFAFGGGWAVVGILKYEMIEKGILSAEEFSQAISIAQMTPGPVAINLATYTGYRYYGFTGALLNTIAFLLAPIVIIAVIFYLSGRIKINKNKWSSSLMGVTTVMVLVTVYSLISPNIKDLWTLLIASFTFFCINKLKIHPLILIFACGLIGSFVYGVL
- a CDS encoding ROK family protein; this encodes MPAPAVRKKNKKDVLLSIFEHDGISRASVAKITNLALSTLSYIIRELEEEGFLESEELLQGRGRPARVLKINPGSWFTAGIKVGREEVRGTLFDARMIPIRNHSIKILSEIRNNDGYTEAIKEVVEKLRCNQLLGIGVCSSGIVEDSRIVVSHLMNVRNLDIKELLMKKLGIKRFILMNDVDALCYSVSKAVKEDFLVVTYGTGIGASAWAKGQTRHFEIGHTIISSEGKCYCGQTGCLEYHASEYAVLKRFCGEKINFEDFARNEEEKYRSQIEQIRTIASRDFMSVKAFYNDPLRKLATVVGNLMMVLKPARVVFLGEGMVNRKMIDIIEDYVIQNFNKEFINNATFTLGKADWEHGVASAVVHKFIADIIK